CCACCTTTCTGAATTTTCTCAAATTGATTTTCGGAAAAAATATGACTTTTAATGGTAACAGCGACTTTCGCTCACAGTTTAATTCTGACTGGATGAATACGCTTATCATTGCGGTAGATGAGGTGCTGCTGGATAGAAGAGAAGATTCTGAAAAGATAAAAAACCTGAGTACGGCAAGAAACTCAAAGGTGGAAGCGAAAGGAAAAGACCGGAAGGAAACCGAGTTCTTTGGAAAGTTTGTATTATGCTCAAACAACGAGGAAAATTTCATTGTGATTGATCCTGCTGAAACACGCTACTGGATTCGTAAGGTTCCGGTATTGCCTTCGGAAAATATCCACCTTTTGGATATGATGGCCAAGGAAATTCCTTCTTTTCTATATTATCTGCTATCCCGGAATTTATCAGTTCCGGTGCCGTTGACCAGAATGTGGTTTTCAGAAAGACAAATACGGACCGAAGCACTTATGCGGGTGATCCGAAATAACCGTAACCGACTGGAAACAGAAATGCTTTTCATTCTCCGTGAAATCTTTGAGAATACTGGCACTAACAAGCTGGAATTTACCAACAAAGATATGCTGGAACTCTTGAAGCGGAATATGCCGCGGTTGACAAGACAACAGATTTCCAATGTCCTTCAGAATGATTGGGGGCTGCGGCCGGCACCCAATAGTTTAAACTACCAAACGTATTTGTACAACAGTGCTAATGATTTGGTTAGTGTACATTCTACTGGGAGATATTACAGCATTTCCATGAATTGGGTGAGTCAAAAGTTTGATGAGAACACCTAAAATGGAATCTAAGTGATTAATAGTCAGCTAACAATTTACTCATCAAAGTATTTGATTCTATGATGAGGTTTGATGAGTACGATGAAAAAACTCATCATTGGGATTATATCTGATGAGTTTGTGATGAGCCTATAACTGTATTATCTATCAGATAATTAAACGTATTTCTCATCATCTCATCAAAAATATGGTTGCCACCAGGCATCCTAAAAAGTCTTTGTTTTTCAAAAAA
The nucleotide sequence above comes from Dyadobacter subterraneus. Encoded proteins:
- a CDS encoding primase-helicase family protein; this translates as MSANNYPLNMPGSYIRVQTGYYKKCLQPTVNKEFTEMWIPWSSEMLRQDLEPSQIKKIKKFDGFCCVPDHLDYKEIVGNFYNLYHRLDARPQPGEPVATLGFIKHIFGEQFEIGLDYLSLLYQRPTQKLPVLCLVSKERKTGKTTFLNFLKLIFGKNMTFNGNSDFRSQFNSDWMNTLIIAVDEVLLDRREDSEKIKNLSTARNSKVEAKGKDRKETEFFGKFVLCSNNEENFIVIDPAETRYWIRKVPVLPSENIHLLDMMAKEIPSFLYYLLSRNLSVPVPLTRMWFSERQIRTEALMRVIRNNRNRLETEMLFILREIFENTGTNKLEFTNKDMLELLKRNMPRLTRQQISNVLQNDWGLRPAPNSLNYQTYLYNSANDLVSVHSTGRYYSISMNWVSQKFDENT